A section of the Acidimicrobiia bacterium genome encodes:
- a CDS encoding sulfurtransferase: MPLINVDQLAARLESADVRVVDTRWYLADVEQGRREYQISHIPGAIFLDVEEDLSTPGTGPGRHPLPRWADFATLLGARGIGNQHHVIVYDAADGSIAARLWWMLRRLGHDAMSVLDGGWTAWTSAGMPVENQVTEPSPAHYVGRLQPGGSIDRDDLRASLGNMLILDARAPERFEGLTEPVDPIAGHIPTAVSAFHGGNVTTDGHFKSPAELRARFAALGVDDGVRTVTYCGSGVTSCHNVLAMHLAGLPEPLLYPGSWSDWSTEQYPVATGPEPGAAPTT, translated from the coding sequence GTGCCCCTGATCAACGTCGACCAACTTGCCGCCCGCCTGGAGTCTGCTGACGTCCGCGTCGTCGATACCCGCTGGTACCTGGCCGATGTTGAGCAAGGAAGACGTGAGTACCAGATCTCGCATATTCCAGGTGCCATCTTCCTCGACGTCGAGGAGGACCTCAGCACACCGGGGACGGGGCCGGGACGGCACCCGCTGCCCCGCTGGGCCGACTTCGCAACCCTGCTCGGCGCCAGGGGTATAGGCAACCAACACCATGTCATCGTGTACGACGCCGCAGACGGCTCGATCGCGGCTCGCTTGTGGTGGATGTTGCGACGGCTCGGCCACGACGCAATGTCCGTACTCGATGGCGGCTGGACGGCGTGGACGAGTGCCGGGATGCCGGTCGAGAATCAGGTGACCGAACCTTCGCCCGCACACTATGTCGGGCGACTCCAACCAGGTGGGTCCATCGATCGGGATGATTTGCGTGCGTCACTCGGCAACATGCTCATCCTCGACGCCCGGGCTCCTGAGCGGTTCGAGGGGCTCACCGAACCGGTCGACCCGATCGCCGGGCACATCCCGACCGCAGTATCCGCCTTTCACGGCGGAAACGTGACGACGGACGGTCATTTCAAGAGCCCCGCCGAGCTACGCGCCCGCTTCGCCGCATTGGGGGTGGACGACGGTGTTCGCACTGTGACCTACTGCGGCAGCGGTGTCACCTCATGTCACAACGTGTTGGCGATGCACCTGGCCGGGCTGCCGGAACCATTGCTGTATCCAGGTTCGTGGAGCGACTGGTCAACCGAGCAGTACCCGGTGGCGACCGGACCGGAGCCCGGAGCGGCTCCCACCACGTGA
- a CDS encoding 5'-3' exonuclease H3TH domain-containing protein, with the protein MQLHLLDATYELFRSYFGKRPSRAAPDGRDVTAVHGLIDSTLSLLRESDVTHVAAFFDTVITSFRNDLYDGYKTGEGVAEELLAQFPLAERALEAIGVTVFRMREFEADDGIAAAALRFVDEVDRVVILSPDKDLCQVVEDNNIVAYDRLRQRLLNEAGVWEKFGVAPESIPDYLALVGDNADGIPGIPGWGGKSASTLLAEYRHIEHIPTDERKWKVAVRGAARLAVNLRDNFDDARLFRTLTTLRYDVPIPHTLADLEWQGAPRERFTSFCEEMGFESLQERPHRWAP; encoded by the coding sequence ATGCAACTGCACCTCCTCGATGCTACCTATGAGCTGTTCCGTTCGTATTTCGGCAAACGTCCGTCGCGCGCTGCACCGGACGGTCGGGACGTGACTGCGGTGCACGGACTCATCGATTCGACCCTCAGCCTGCTGCGGGAGTCGGATGTGACCCACGTCGCCGCATTCTTCGACACCGTGATCACATCATTCCGTAACGATCTATACGACGGCTACAAGACGGGTGAAGGAGTGGCAGAAGAGCTGCTTGCCCAGTTCCCGTTGGCCGAACGCGCCCTCGAGGCGATCGGTGTCACGGTCTTTCGGATGCGGGAGTTCGAGGCCGACGATGGAATTGCCGCCGCAGCTCTCCGCTTCGTAGATGAAGTCGATCGGGTCGTGATCCTCAGTCCGGACAAGGATCTATGTCAGGTCGTTGAGGACAACAACATCGTCGCCTACGACCGCCTGCGGCAGCGGCTACTCAATGAAGCCGGGGTCTGGGAGAAGTTCGGCGTTGCCCCCGAATCGATTCCCGACTACCTGGCCCTCGTCGGCGACAACGCAGACGGAATACCGGGGATCCCGGGTTGGGGCGGCAAGTCGGCCTCGACGCTGCTGGCCGAATACCGCCACATCGAGCACATTCCGACGGACGAGCGCAAATGGAAGGTCGCGGTGCGAGGAGCGGCCAGACTCGCTGTGAATCTGCGTGACAACTTCGACGATGCCCGGCTCTTCCGGACGCTGACCACGTTGCGCTACGACGTACCGATCCCCCATACTCTGGCCGATCTCGAATGGCAGGGCGCACCCCGGGAGCGTTTCACTTCGTTCTGCGAAGAAATGGGATTTGAGAGCCTGCAGGAGCGGCCACATCGCTGGGCTCCGTAG